The following nucleotide sequence is from Peribacillus sp. ACCC06369.
GGGAAATATTAGTAAACCCGAACAATCGTCCAAGTTTTTTTATAGATTGAAAGAAAGTGTATAAATGTATATAAATGTATCCATATCATATCATTTAAATATTCAGAAATCAATTTTTTATACAATGGATTGGATGCTGTGGTTGATGGAATTTTTGTGGAGAATTGCTCCAAAGGCTAATTTAAAAGATTTATTACACGGAAATAAGAAACCCCCAAGATTGATGTACATCTTGGGGGTGTATAAAAAATGCATAATTATGCTGTTTCGTTTTATTAAATTAGGTTTTTGAATGCATGTTCAACCGCTTTTAGAGTATAAGCGATATCATCGTCCGTGTGAGCTATTGTCAAGAACCATGCTTCATATTTAGAAGGCGCCAAATTGATGCCTTGGTTGAGCATGAGTTTGAAGAACTTAGCGAACATTTCGCCATCAGTATTTTCCGCCTGCTCATAGTTTTCAATTTTTTCTGTCGTGAAATAGATCGTCAATGCCCCTTTTAGGCGGTTGATGGTGATCGGGACATTATATTGGCGAGCGGCTTTCAGGATACCTTCTTCAAGAATTTTTCCCAGCCGGTCAAGCTCGTCGTACAGACCCTCTTCTTTTAGTACTTCTAAGCAAGCTATCCCGGAAAGCATGGAAGCCGGATTTCCTGCCATCGTACCTGCTTGATAGGCTGGTCCTAACGGTGCGACAGTTTCCATGATCTCTTTTTTGCCGCCATAGGCACCAATCGGAAGTCCGCCCCCGATGATTTTTCCAAGCGCCGTCAAATCGGGCTGAATGCCCAAGAAGTCCTGTGCCCCTCCATACATGAAGCGGAAAGCTGTGATGACTTCGTCGAAAATGACGAGTGATCCGGCTTCGTGAGATAATGAAATGACTTCTTCCAAGAAGCCTGGGCTTGGTTCTACGATTCCAAAGTTACCGACGATCGGTTCAACAAGTACGGCTGCAATTTCATTGCCCCATTTATTCAGTGCTTCTTTAAAAGGCTCGATATCATTGAAAGGCACCGTGATGACTTCTTGTGCGATACTTTTGGGCACGCCGGCTGAGTCCGGTGTGCCTAGGGTGGACGGGCCTGAACCAGCAGCTACTAGAACAAGGTCCGAGTGACCATGGTAACAGCCGGCAAACTTGATGATCTTATCGCGTCCGGTGTAAGCGCGGGCCACACGGATGGTGGACATGACAGACTCAGTGCCTGAATTGGTGAAGCGGACTTTATCCATGGATGGAATGGCATCTTTCAACATTTTGGCAAATTTCACTTCATGTTTTGTTGGTGTGCCGTATAAAACGCCGGTTTCTGCCGCTTTAACGATTGCCTCCGTAATATGTGGATGGGCATGCCCTGTGATGATCGGGCCATATGCAGCTAAATAATCGATATATTTATTGCCATCTACATCCCAGAAATAAGCCCCTTTGGCATGATCCATTGCAACTGGTGAACCGCCGCCTACAGCTTTGTAAGAACGGGATGGGCTGTTAACCCCACCAACTATATGTTCTAATGCCTCTTTATGTAAAAGCTCCGAATTACTAAAATCCAATCTTAAAACCTCCTAAAAATATAAACATATTTCACCTTAATCATAGCACTTTTCCGTCCGTAAATCTGTGGTGGAAGGCTAGGAAATGTGATCCGGCCTCTGTTGGAATGATGCAGCCTTAGAGCAGCAGCATTCCTGGGCCTTCATTTTGTTTGGGAAATGGGGTCGGACCCCAAAACTCCGGATATGAAAGATAAAATGTCCAAGATGGTGGCAGGGTTTTCGATGTCGAAGGATTGGCGGTTCATTTCGCCCTGGGCTTGGTAATAGATAAGTTGGCCGGTTCCTTTTTCTTCATTAATAGGAATGTGGAAACTTATGGGGGTGCTTTCAATCGATCCGCTGGAATCCCTTTGGATGACCTGGCATAATAATTCTCCGTATTCATCTTCATAAAGGAAGTCATATCGAAGGTCGATTACGACCTTTTCGATTTGGGATAGTAAAAATTCTTTAATATTCATGGCATGATCGTCTCCTTTATATATGTATCTGGTACAACGTTCGGATTCGCCCTGAAAATGGTAGATGGCATCCAAGCATTTTTATTGTCTAAAAGGGTTAGGTTGGATAAACTAATTCATTAGGACAAGAGATTACGGAGGATGTAACAGGATGAGTGATGCAATTCAAGTGAAACAGCTTCGGAAGGAATTTAAGTCGGCATCAAGCCGTTCAGGCTTAAAAGGTGCCTTCCGGGATTTACTTACAAGAAATTATAAAATCGTCCCTGCCGTCAATGATATCAATTTTACTGTAAAAAAGGGTGAGATGGTAGCTTATATTGGGGAAAATGGTGCAGGAAAATCGACCACTATCAAAATGCTGACAGGTATTTTGGAACCGACAGCGGGTGAAATCACGGTCAATGGCATGAATCCACATAAGGAAAGGGAAAAGTTCACTCAAACAATCGGAGTCGTATTTGGTCAGCGCTCACAGCTATGGTGGGATATTGCGGTTCAGGAATCCTTTAGGCTGCTAAAAAAGGTCTATAAAGTAACGGATGAACATTATAACGA
It contains:
- a CDS encoding glutamate-1-semialdehyde 2,1-aminomutase — its product is MDFSNSELLHKEALEHIVGGVNSPSRSYKAVGGGSPVAMDHAKGAYFWDVDGNKYIDYLAAYGPIITGHAHPHITEAIVKAAETGVLYGTPTKHEVKFAKMLKDAIPSMDKVRFTNSGTESVMSTIRVARAYTGRDKIIKFAGCYHGHSDLVLVAAGSGPSTLGTPDSAGVPKSIAQEVITVPFNDIEPFKEALNKWGNEIAAVLVEPIVGNFGIVEPSPGFLEEVISLSHEAGSLVIFDEVITAFRFMYGGAQDFLGIQPDLTALGKIIGGGLPIGAYGGKKEIMETVAPLGPAYQAGTMAGNPASMLSGIACLEVLKEEGLYDELDRLGKILEEGILKAARQYNVPITINRLKGALTIYFTTEKIENYEQAENTDGEMFAKFFKLMLNQGINLAPSKYEAWFLTIAHTDDDIAYTLKAVEHAFKNLI